Genomic window (Apis cerana isolate GH-2021 linkage group LG1, AcerK_1.0, whole genome shotgun sequence):
aacatttgtaaaataatcatgaaaataaatctcatcaaAAACTGAAAAAGAGAACTAAACGAGAATCAAAATTCAATCATCGAAATTAGTCGAAATAAAGAAGTAACACGAATAACAagttcatatattcataaatgatGATAACCTATAACGggtttctaattaataaataacttactGAATATTTAGTAGAATGTTGAACTTCAATTGATTATACATGTTTtccatcattatattatttgttaataaaaaacaaaaaaaggaaaaaaataatgaaaaatgaaatatcatttttatacgatCAGTTAGAGAGAATGTAAGATAAGTAGTACGATGAACCTAGTGAGAATATTTCAAGGGAAAGGTAGAATGATTCCATGATTCTTAATGCCAAGGTATATCGCGACGCGAAGTCGATAATACTGCAATGGTATTATTACGAGATACACGAAGAAATCTATTGAaactttttatcttaattcacACATGTGaaactttataatatgatgaatgttatatatttctatggaattcgatttaaatagaaatctatatttgaaattcaaatgagTTTCAAATGTCGAGATTTGAGACTTGAGAttccaaattttaatgatttaaaaattgaaatcttgttaattgattattgaatGTCCttctccaaatatttttttaatctgctTTATTAAGAATCAATTGTTACaatctgtttttattttatagatacaatatatttttatcaaaaatcttgtacaataatttatgtatgttACAAGTAAAAAActcacaaatttaaaataaaataaattggtcTCTTCAATTAAcggtttatttaataatttcatattattgaaAGCATACAGgcttaatttgttatattaattacctTTATTActctgaatatatattaatattaataaaattaaatttagttcatttcattttatataaataatttactaatttaatttactaataGTATATtactatgtaaattattataaattaaaaaagaatgagaattacataaaaagaattcaagaTATTAGAAAGTCTCAAATAAGATTGGTGACAAAAGAGTCACgactttaattatcttttttagaaGAACAGGTTATTTGTAATTCTTGtcttagattataaaattgtgaatTGCGAATTTTCTTAGTTATATCttgaatatgaaattgaaatattattacaattttattcctctactttttctattaatcctttacttaaaaaaaattaaaataaaattgaataaatatttttataagttaaaaataaattattgttataaaaagaatctCAATCTCAATCTCAATTTAAACAAaaggatttaaattattagataataagaATTCACTGAGAGAATTCTCAAAAGTTCCCTTCGATTTGCTCAATTCGAAATACGTAATTTTATCCTGATTTTATTCTTCGTAGATGTTTCACATACCCGTACATACATAATTAGATTCAAACTTCAGATATACGAATTCCAGCTGATTATCTTCTCTTGCCGTATTTTCGTTGTTACACAATTCACGTGACTTCATCTTGCCGGTACAGAGTATTGTTCGACGAAAAAACGTGAAAGAACGGAAATCGCGATTATAATTAACTCGTCTTGCGACGTTCCGTTTTTAAAGACGAAACTGTCTGTTATCTTCCGACAAGAACAATCGTTTGAAGGCGAATAGCTGtggacaaaatttaatattttaacgaagTCTTTTCACCAAATCCTCATTTCGCAAACTCTTTGTAAATTCCTCTCTTTGATTTCATGATATTTGAGATTTTACATTGTTTCAAGATATcagatgaaagaaatatataaatcaatcaaatatataaattaaaatcaatatcgaattaatatatcaatatttagaCATGTtatctgtaaattttttattgattgcttataatcatattaatttatatgcgttaataatatatgtttatcataactataatatattaaagaatgtaattgaaatcaaattggatttgtgattttttgaaaattatatctcataaaagagaaaatttaaggttaagattttaaaaaaggttctttttgttttttaaacttttaattacattataatctttttttttaaaattcagaaaataaaaaaaaatttgatttctaatttcacataattaatgaaattattaataaatgatctaaatgaaattaaacggAGACTTACTTCTGAAAAATTGTCTTTATATCCTCTTGTATTGAGTTTCACACTTGCGACATCGAGAATCCTTAACGTGTTTATGTCCACGGTACGCGTGGAAGAAACAGGATCGCGGTTCACGGTGCCACGATCAACACCAGACTAACCTGGTACCATTCTCCAACCAGGTTGTAATATTCGACAACTTCCACCACTTTCTTGCCTTCCCTTCTGCTATGGGTACCAGTTTATGGAAATGATCTGCGCGGCCGTACCATCTCATCGTTGTTGCTGGGAATCGaaaaagatgataataaaagattaattcttttattatattaattggatattttttttttattaattaatatgcgatataatatctattgttATTTGTGAatatcttctatatatatattatgtatgagATTAAAtgtttgagattttttttatgctcTTGttcagaattataatattctgttttaaaaatatgaaaaaaatattcaaattttccttaaaatcataattttttattattatatattatatatgaaataagtaattagtattcatatattatttatattgaataacttgataaattattataaatttaacaaagctTTGTTATGTTTTGTAAGaccttattaattaaaatataataacattaattaaaacagttttaattaattaaaactgtgcaattaaatacatatataaatcttgaatcaattgaaatttcaattacataatttttaattcgaaaaatattagatattatatcgcaattttcattaataatgtaaatatacttaaattaacatgtttttagaaaatcattaaatattattcgtttaattgatatatcataaaaaactttttgattATTTGCAATAATGGTTATAATAATTACCTCGGAATATATTCGATCACGCAAATAAATTTAGGTTAGATCGTGTTTTTAGTTGGAATGTAATGTAAACagtagtataaaaaaaagtaattcccGCATTCACGGATGTATAATATGGGAAATGATagggaattaataataaataaaaattaataatagtttgaaaatattttctttgatttatataagattttcttACCTCTATTTCGTGTTTCATTCCTGAACTTTTTAACAAACTTtcaatcgatcgatatcgattatttcatgtaacagtatataaaattttcattagtaCATAAAGATGTCGCATCTGCAGAGTTCGATTTaacaagttaatattatttattaaattttattttattattaagtgtGTTCACgtgtttattaatcattaaagaCGAAGAAATTTgcttatattatcaaatacaattgataatataatcaaagaaaaatgattccaCATATTAAAGTAAGTAAACATAATAGAATCTGTTAATTCgaagtttcaattttgaaaaaatgaatatttcgtttttataaatccaaatttaaaaaaattaatatacaaatatttatattattctttagtcaaaaattattttaaaagaaattttaaatgataaatttgttgtatttatcatatttctgAGTTTTATAGGTTagaagtttctttttctttatctttttagcatttttattttttataaatgaaatgtcTATATTAATCtagatgaatttattattttttcgaagtattttaattattaattttcgaataaattaatcatgtagatatgtattttacattcaattgtggaaatgcaattataattataaaagatatgtataattatatagaaatatttcgatatacgagagaattataagatataatgaaataatgattttattttcccatagaatgttaataatttattgttgataaatttaatagaaatagaaatctgGAGATCTTATTTCATGGCGCAAGAACATGCAATTCGATTGAATTAGAACAATCATCGTTTTTTTCAATGATCTCTGTTCTATTACTTGCTAAAATGATTTGATACGCattgaaagattattaaatgcttctatttctttttatcattaaaaaaaaataagtgaagagataataaatattatataacaaattttatgtaaatacattgcaaattttatttttgattttgaaacaatatttttatattaattgattctcATTAAAGCTAtgatttcgtttaattattttttttattatctttatgttTCATGCCATCGTATTCGATATAGGTATAATCTGGAAGAGCAATATCACCATTGCTAGAACCGTAACTGGCCAAATTATGAAAGGATCGAATAGTAGGTTCTTCGTTTGCATAAATTATCTCAGATGTCCTCGATTCTTTTTCCtggtgaaattaaaaaaaaaataattttaattttgtgttgAACAATTACAGTTAGTACTAAAACGATTTAATATAGATACATTTATCATAtacactaatatttttttgaacatatataattcaattttaaattttaaatattagacttatttataaaaagtacctgttgtttttgatttaattttgtcGTAATGGTTGtcgaaattatttgattttcagtaaaaattttattaaatttttctttttccaaaaacTCTGTATCATATGAATTGCTatcattgtttaaaattttttccatagaATTGTTATATGATTCAACTTTCAAAGATTTAGACTTATCAGATGATACGTTTGCAACATTATTTAGAATAGACGATTTAATTGAACTTTCATCGGGATTCAGTTCTATATCTTTGTTCTCAGCTGCGATTTCTTCATTCACGATTTTCATTAAGGTTTCTAAGTAAGGCAAAAAACTCTCATTGTTCGGTTCAAGAAAGAGATTTAAATCCATTTCTTCATCGTTCTCGTTGTCCATTTGTTGCAATGATAATCCTAAGCTGCCATCgttcattttattcgattgaTTAGATAATTCAAtgttatctaaaataaatatatattttcttaaattaaattagttttaatagatttattatttttgcaactaaaattaaaaatatttccaaactcgcaattgttaaataatttttaatttcataattattcataaatttcataaatcttgacttttatattaatcttctttttcaacaaaaaacgaaaaaattaaattttaaaatcactattttattttttctttttatttttttaaaaataacgttGCTACAGATTTTTTGTCATCAccatattaagaaaaaaaaattggatcgaacaagcgaggaaaaaaagaagattacaTGTTTACATCATCGATGCAGACTTTCTAAAAATACCAAATTGATTCTGTCCTGCTATCGAACGGAAACTAATGAAAGTCAGTCAACGTAACGGCATCATATGTGTAGCCAATTAAAAGAATCGCCAATCAAACCGGATTTTTCAAGTTATCACGATATTCAGAAATCGTTTGTTcgtaactattttttttttttcgttcaaattGTAAACGATTCcacaattctttttaatctcgAAATATTGGAttgattcgtttaattaatggTTTATGGAACGTAAtgctataaatacaaaataataaatcatatttttagacATTTTTCTGCGATTTTAAACGTCCatcgaaattcaatatttttaatttaatgaatacagTGATATACAAGTAAAATTACCAGTTAATTcggattttaaaaagaatctcaataaaaatttgaattatggaaatttttttttatcaaaaattttttgagtaAGAATGATTTAACAAGTAAAAattcgagaagaaattttatacgagaatttatttcttcgattataagagttaaaagaaataatactataataaataataatataattacttcgAGTCATACATATGTTGATAAaagtttttgttaataattattaacatttgcattcatataaatcataatgaaGATGAAGAGAACTTACCTAATTTCTCGGGGGAGATATTATCTCTTGGTTTGAGATTGTCCGTGAAGTTTGTCTGACTGTCATCGTTAAGGGATGAAAATTGACTTTCTTTATCCCTAGATACATCTTCGTTATCACGAGTTACCAAAGTCAATTCGAAGTTTTTATCTCGTTTCTCATTTTGTGGAATTTCATGCGAATTCTATACAGAtgaaacttattaaataatatttattgatcatcgaagaatttgttttcattactgagaatataataatagaattattattattgtgtattataagaaatttttaaattttatatataatttttttttatatatattctttcgtaaaatgattatttttcaagcaAAATTCGCTCGTACCTATAGAACTTATTCTATAAAACTTACGTCTTCgtgattttctttaatagcCTTCTCATCGAAAGTCTGTGGCGTGTTTTCAATCGGAGCGAATTCCACAGACTTGAGAAACTTTTCAAACAAATCAACAGGGACATCATCGAAGTACTGCGCCTTACTCGtcaatttttcctcttctGTAGGATCAATTGAATCTTCCTTAGAATGCATTTCTTTCTTGGGTAATTTCTCAACGTCTTGGAATTCAGTCCATAGAGACGGTAATTCGTCTTTGgttaatgataaattcttCTGTTTCTCTGGAACATTCTTTGAAAACAATTAGACAATTGGAATGAAATTCGATAcatcattgaaattaaaattaagatgatattaattttagtctTTTTtccatctatttataatatttcaaaattttaaacttcggGATCAATCGGAAAAATTCGGGTAAAATCGTATTGCTCGAGATGTTCTTCTACCGATTCTGCCCGAACTTTTACGAACAAACCCGAGTCCATTGAAATCTAACGttctcatttattaatattcgtttgtcaaagataattataaataaaaaggatactcacgaaggaaaaattattattccgttcctcatatattttttcattatccgAAATTACTTTATGATTTTGATTAGGATCGTAATCGATAATTTGAGATCTAGTTAAATCTTTCACGCTTTTCACAGGAACTACAAGGTATTGTTGATCATGAGCATTTTCTATCTTTGGAGTTGGcgacgataaaaattgattttctccGTAAGAAGGATATTTTAACAGATATTTGAGAATCAGGGAAAGATTAGATTCCTTTTGATTTTTTGGATGAGCGATCTCCAAAGGAGTATAGGGTGGTGTCAAAATCTTATTTGGAACAAGAATTTTCTCCAGAATGCTCGTTATATTTCTTTGCTTTAAAAGGgattcgatttcttttatttctctgtTCAAATCATCCAGGGTAGATCCattctgtaataaaattaattttctttttaaaattctttaatcttaatcttattatcattgtatcatagttaaaaaatctgagtatcgaaagaaaaaaatttgaacgaatattttatttcatttttctttgtaataaattcactttttaaaatattaacatttcacGAACCGTCCTGTACAAACTAtcccatttttcattttcatccaaTAATAtcgctttatttttatcacgaaCGATTCATTTCACGTCCCACGCGTGCATATTGCACgccataaatttcaaatccaGCCGAATGGTGGAATtcgcataatataatttaacgatGCGCACGCATAATAAAACGCAACCCGCCATCATTGTCACCATTACGAGTCACGATCGCTCATTCATTCGTTCcttttcatcgaatttttcatcaaaatttctaATCTTCTATCAATATACTTACCAAAGTATCGCGAAATGGATTTTCCGCGAGTGTAACAGGTTGTTCGCGTGTTGAAAATATCGGATGTCCCTCGACATCCAGTTTCAATGCTCTCAGCCATTTTCGAAACTCTTCGCCTCGAGACAACAGCATCGTTTCCAGCCAATCACTGTACGCGTCACCAATTGTGTTCTTCATAGATCGGAGCCAATTTTGAAATTGctggaaataaaaaacttcATCGAAATGCAAACTTTGCGAGGAAAATGAATCTTAAtggtttgataaaataaagatttggttttataatgtaaaaaaaaaaaaaaaaaaaaaaaataatgaataatttaatgattagatagaaagtttttaattttttttttgatgttgttcaaaatttttaattttgaagatttgaaaattttttttatagttcgTATTGTaaagataatttgatattccaaaaatttcttaattattttggcGTGGAATGACTTttgtagatattttaatttttttttttgtttaatttaaaactttaaaagttCATAATAAGAAGGGATGTAGTAAAGTTTTAcagaaatcttttaattttgaagttatcaaagtttttaatgaaaaattcacattattgagattgttagaaattttgaatttttttttaattatgcgagtggaaaattaatacttgAACATCATCttgaaatctttctttcttttttttttcttttaatgaaatataattttttaatgtatcaaAGATGGTCAATTCACTttcgttcgaataaaataatacctcaatatcagcttgagaaatatcgtttttgtGCTCCAGAGATCTTCTTGAGAACGAAGAATCATTCACTGACACTTTGCAACTTCTCTTAATCTTACATCCATCTGTTCCGCACGGTTTTATAATTTCTGCGATACAAGTTTGCATTTGTGGACACATCCATCCGCGacaatgtttattttcttcgttttctgaagaacaaaaaaaaatgaattttaatctagACACAGATTGTTATAGGCTagccaaaaaaattaatttgcattaaatgtAATCAATGCAGACATTGTTTAAATTCAAGTTTcgttttagtaaaaaaaaaaaacaatattttaaatattttttacaagagttatatatttttaaaattcaagcttttgaaaattatttattatatcaattttaaattttcgaaattttctcaataatcaaaagtgatttttttgaaatattcgaatgtgaataaatttctcataattattaacaattaatttctaaacaaGAATCCTAGAATTCAaaactttctaaaaaattttaccctTTTCAATGATGCAGTCTGGAGTGTGTTTACATGGTGGATTTGAACAGTTGTTCTCAGGTCTTCGTAAGAAGCATTCATACTCTGACTGACAACCAAGAGTACGACATTTTCCAAACCAAATTTGCATTtctgatgaaaaaatatttatataaaatgcttAAACCTTTTCGAAAATATGTGTTACAGTTGTTAAAGGCGGCACCTTTATTTTTGATGCAGCTTCTTAACAATTTGCAAGGAGGTTCAGCGCAAAACGACTCTCTCAAGACGCAGTGGGTTCCTTGAGGACACTTGAATCCGGCACAAGAAGGTGGTCCCTCGTGATACTCTTTCAGAGACACGCATCTTACTATCTGTTGCTCACAttctaattgatattaaattcaatacttatttaaatataatttattataacatgaatctttttatctttcattaattatttaatgtgaaatatttttttcagaaacttGACTGATCAGTTTGATTTCTCGTCTTGGTTTATTTTTTACCAacttatgaaatatgaaaatgtacaCGAACTCACTTTCATCCCAACGACAACGGCGGACTTTCATCATGCATGT
Coding sequences:
- the LOC107995012 gene encoding uncharacterized protein LOC107995012, translating into MHRVSKLLTDCSLQFPVTQVKSKHNLSISIASVALIQVQSPSNDVRYHVPIIMEPKYIEFTYFTLFSLLLLIMAVHLQAFFGKELIQAPVHRGCPYLHCEEDEHCVHRKFRCKNPPCPTMLYCSKSRTESLKGPSSCDAVYCTNGYTCMMKVRRCRWDEKCEQQIVRCVSLKEYHEGPPSCAGFKCPQGTHCVLRESFCAEPPCKLLRSCIKNKEMQIWFGKCRTLGCQSEYECFLRRPENNCSNPPCKHTPDCIIEKENEENKHCRGWMCPQMQTCIAEIIKPCGTDGCKIKRSCKVSVNDSSFSRRSLEHKNDISQADIEQFQNWLRSMKNTIGDAYSDWLETMLLSRGEEFRKWLRALKLDVEGHPIFSTREQPVTLAENPFRDTLNGSTLDDLNREIKEIESLLKQRNITSILEKILVPNKILTPPYTPLEIAHPKNQKESNLSLILKYLLKYPSYGENQFLSSPTPKIENAHDQQYLVVPVKSVKDLTRSQIIDYDPNQNHKVISDNEKIYEERNNNFSFNVPEKQKNLSLTKDELPSLWTEFQDVEKLPKKEMHSKEDSIDPTEEEKLTSKAQYFDDVPVDLFEKFLKSVEFAPIENTPQTFDEKAIKENHEDNSHEIPQNEKRDKNFELTLVTRDNEDVSRDKESQFSSLNDDSQTNFTDNLKPRDNISPEKLDNIELSNQSNKMNDGSLGLSLQQMDNENDEEMDLNLFLEPNNESFLPYLETLMKIVNEEIAAENKDIELNPDESSIKSSILNNVANVSSDKSKSLKVESYNNSMEKILNNDSNSYDTEFLEKEKFNKIFTENQIISTTITTKLNQKQQEKESRTSEIIYANEEPTIRSFHNLASYGSSNGDIALPDYTYIEYDGMKHKDNKKNN